One genomic region from Chloroflexota bacterium encodes:
- a CDS encoding ComEA family DNA-binding protein gives MRLNFIYILLGVLVALAIVGGVAITVLPGASAGDVQVVEIAPTPTPVPTSTPVPPEPDVGVYISGAVVNPGVYIMYEGSRLASVLLLAGGATENADLSAINLAVVVQDEDHWHIPRVGEPRVGEKISAAGAQASNGGRANSRSANGNAAASSAQSGQGSDGKVNLNSADVTLLKTLPNIGEVRAQAIVGHREANGDFASIDALLEVDGIGIGIIDNIRDLVSVE, from the coding sequence ATGAGGCTGAACTTCATCTATATCCTGCTGGGAGTGCTGGTCGCGCTTGCGATCGTGGGCGGAGTGGCGATAACCGTTCTGCCCGGCGCGTCCGCAGGCGATGTGCAGGTAGTCGAGATTGCGCCGACGCCAACGCCCGTGCCGACGAGCACCCCGGTGCCGCCCGAGCCTGATGTTGGCGTGTACATCAGCGGTGCCGTAGTCAATCCCGGCGTGTATATCATGTACGAAGGCAGCCGTTTGGCGAGTGTGCTGCTGCTGGCAGGCGGCGCGACCGAGAACGCCGATCTGTCTGCTATCAATCTAGCGGTTGTAGTCCAAGACGAAGACCACTGGCACATCCCAAGAGTAGGCGAGCCAAGAGTAGGCGAGAAAATATCCGCCGCCGGCGCTCAGGCATCAAACGGCGGCAGAGCGAACAGCCGCAGCGCAAATGGCAATGCCGCCGCATCGTCTGCGCAATCAGGGCAGGGCAGCGACGGCAAGGTCAACCTGAACAGCGCGGATGTTACGCTGCTAAAGACGCTGCCCAACATCGGCGAAGTGCGAGCGCAAGCAATCGTCGGCCACCGCGAAGCAAACGGCGATTTTGCCAGCATCGACGCGCTGCTGGAAGTGGACGGCATAGGCATAGGCATCATCGACAACATACGCGACTTAGTGTCGGTGGAGTGA